From the Tachyglossus aculeatus isolate mTacAcu1 chromosome 21, mTacAcu1.pri, whole genome shotgun sequence genome, one window contains:
- the IGSF6 gene encoding immunoglobulin superfamily member 6, whose product MDTMNHVKIILALKINLILSNIGSTKACQVTVRQPSLVEVDYTCQEVTIQCHFSASGCPNSPPEVLWFRQHTHQPDNLCPNKCPRDMGKFTLTGLTTSNDASLTVKAVSLNDSAIYFCGIAFLASDKPGSKQTGGGTMLVVRGTKLLDDKEHKLLIALSSLLSLYIIALFATFIILYRSKFKILRKTGMNEEPQQMNKKSGRRIFQEIARELHLKRYVETNPESVREDIIYENRRVHSNLKY is encoded by the exons ATGGACACCATGAACCACGTTAAGATCATTCTTGCTCTGAAAATCAACCTCATTTTATCTAATATTG GTTCGACAAAAGCCTGTCAAGTTACTGTTAGACAGCCCTCCCTCGTAGAAGTGGATTACACATGTCAGGAAGTAACCATACAGTGCCATTTCTCTGCTTCTGGATGCCCCAATTCCCCACCCGAGGTTCTGTGGTTTCGCCAACACACTCACCAACCTGACAATTTGTGCCCAAATAAATGTCCAAGAGACATGGGAAAATTTACATTGACTGGTTTAACAACCTCAAATGACGCTTCCCTCACTGTTAAAGCAGTGAGTTTAAATGACAGTGCAATTTATTTCTGTGGAATAGCATTTCTAGCATCAGACAAACCAGGATCTAAGCAAACTGGAGGAGGAACAATGCTGGTGGTAAGAG ggaCTAAGCTTCTCGACGATAAAGAACATAAGCTCCTAATAGCCCTATCATCACTGCTGTCTTTATATATCATTGCCCTATTTGCAACCTTCATAATCCTCTACAGA TCAAAATTCAAAATATTGAGAAAAacaggaatgaatgaagagccacaACAGATGAACAAA AAGAGTGGTCGCCGTATTTTTCAGGAAATTGCACGTGAATTACACCTTAAGAGATATGTGGAAACAAATCCTGAGTCT gtgagggaagacATCATCTATGAAAACAGAAGAGTGCATTCCAACCTAAAATATTAA